One window from the genome of Lentibacillus daqui encodes:
- a CDS encoding amidohydrolase/deacetylase family metallohydrolase — translation MTNQFVLRHAKRLNGEEIDIVIENGTIAEVTGAGKGRGQQEFDASGMYVSSGWIDLHVHAFPEFDPYGDEIDEIGVKQGVTTIVDAGSCGADRIGDLVANSKKSLTRLFAFLNISRIGLRRVDELSNLEWIDQEKAVTAANRYQDSIVGLKARMSSSVVSGNDVEPLHLAREISAKTTLPLMVHIGSAPPNIEDVLPLLEKHDVVTHFLNGKANNLFDNEGAPLPVFVDAIKRGVHFDVGHGTASFSFKVAETAKQHGIHFDTISTDIYRGNRLNGPVYSMANVLSKFLYLGYSLEEVIQAVTTNAADWLQKPELGRIKVGDQANLTLFTVEDHPVTLTDSEGEKRTASKEIKAKGVVINDRIIEC, via the coding sequence ATGACGAACCAATTTGTTTTGCGTCATGCGAAAAGGTTAAACGGAGAGGAAATCGACATTGTCATTGAAAACGGTACAATTGCCGAAGTGACAGGTGCCGGGAAAGGACGTGGTCAGCAGGAATTTGATGCTAGTGGCATGTATGTATCAAGTGGCTGGATTGATTTGCATGTTCACGCTTTTCCAGAATTTGATCCATATGGCGATGAAATAGATGAAATCGGTGTGAAACAGGGAGTCACAACCATTGTGGACGCTGGCAGCTGTGGGGCGGATCGGATAGGCGATTTGGTTGCCAACAGCAAAAAGAGCTTGACGAGATTGTTTGCCTTTTTAAACATTTCCCGAATTGGCTTGAGACGGGTGGATGAGTTATCGAATTTGGAATGGATTGATCAAGAGAAAGCGGTAACGGCAGCCAATAGGTATCAAGACTCCATTGTTGGCTTGAAAGCCCGGATGAGCTCAAGTGTTGTCTCTGGAAATGATGTGGAACCGTTACATTTGGCAAGGGAAATTTCCGCGAAAACAACATTGCCACTGATGGTGCATATCGGTTCTGCACCACCGAATATAGAAGACGTACTCCCACTTTTGGAAAAACATGATGTCGTCACACACTTTTTAAATGGGAAAGCCAATAATTTGTTTGATAACGAAGGGGCGCCCTTACCTGTATTTGTAGATGCAATCAAACGCGGAGTTCATTTCGATGTGGGGCATGGAACGGCAAGTTTTTCCTTTAAGGTTGCGGAAACCGCAAAACAGCATGGCATCCATTTTGATACTATCAGCACAGACATTTATCGTGGGAACCGTTTAAATGGACCTGTCTATAGTATGGCCAATGTCCTTTCCAAGTTTCTGTATTTGGGCTATTCACTCGAGGAAGTGATCCAAGCGGTAACAACCAACGCTGCAGACTGGCTGCAAAAACCAGAACTTGGACGGATAAAAGTTGGTGATCAGGCGAATTTAACCTTGTTCACCGTCGAGGATCATCCGGTTACATTGACAGATTCAGAAGGAGAAAAACGAACTGCCAGCAAGGAAATCAAAGCAAAGGGTGTGGTGATCAATGACCGAATCATTGAATGCTAA
- a CDS encoding cupin domain-containing protein yields the protein MYYYPYMNIYPWHYFVQVPPYDYNRQVWYGYTPEVPKQEHDAMNNNNRVVRDHGKQPFVVDIEKAAEQNRTFRTALWTGEHLQVTLMSIRVGEDIGLEVHPSTDQFLRIEEGKGIVQMGDSKNNLTFRQNVQEDSAIFVPAGTWHNVTNTGNVPLKLYSIYAPPEHPFGTVHVTKKDAIAAEHA from the coding sequence ATGTACTATTATCCTTACATGAATATTTATCCATGGCATTACTTTGTTCAAGTTCCTCCATATGATTATAACAGGCAAGTTTGGTACGGTTATACACCAGAGGTTCCGAAGCAGGAGCATGATGCCATGAATAACAATAACAGGGTTGTTAGGGATCATGGAAAACAACCTTTTGTAGTGGATATTGAAAAAGCTGCTGAGCAAAATCGTACATTTCGTACTGCGTTATGGACCGGAGAACATTTGCAGGTAACGTTAATGAGTATTCGTGTAGGTGAAGATATTGGTTTGGAAGTTCACCCATCAACAGACCAATTTCTGCGGATTGAAGAAGGTAAAGGAATTGTTCAAATGGGAGATTCCAAAAACAATTTAACGTTCCGGCAAAATGTTCAAGAAGATAGTGCCATTTTTGTTCCAGCCGGGACATGGCATAATGTTACTAATACAGGTAATGTGCCTCTGAAGCTGTATTCTATTTATGCTCCACCTGAACATCCATTTGGAACCGTCCATGTAACGAAGAAAGATGCCATTGCAGCTGAGCATGCATAA